In Tachysurus vachellii isolate PV-2020 chromosome 7, HZAU_Pvac_v1, whole genome shotgun sequence, the DNA window TTTTgtggttattattttttatttttttttaaatccttataATTACTAAACATCTTCGTAGGTTTGCCCAGACTTTTATGAAATCATTGTCATTTCCGGTTAAACATGGCACATTTTTATATGAAGGAGGAAGTCGTTGGGGATTCAAatcattgtccttttttttatttatagactTGACAGATAGATTTATTTGTCGAAAGGTCTGAATTCCTACATGTATGTCAAAGCGAATAATATTTTCTTAATCTTCCTAGACCAAGGGCCAAGGCACTGGGacccaatttatttatttatttgtttgtattattattattactatttatttgtttatttattaattttattatttctttttttcatgtattgattttttattttttattaattaaatttaattatgtatttagttattgtctttttgttatattcttgtttttgttaaagttttcttctgtgttattattttttcttatttctaacCACCACAACCTTAATTTCTTGAGTtcacctaaacaaaacaaataaaaagtcaatTACAATTTAGCTCCAGCCACTTACATGGCTAATGATGCAGTTATTGCAGACCAGGGCTATACAAAAACAttgatcaggaacagcatcaaTTAccatgttaaatgttttattctgctgTTATATATGCAGGATAtctaaatgtaaagaaatgcaCTTATGattgttttgtgtattatttgatTTTCAGTGATATAGATAAGTATTAAACTTAGACTTTtattacacaccactgtaacCTGCAGCACCATCCACATGCTTTCCAGCTACTACTGCTAGCTCAGGCTTAGGCcttcttatattttataaattttctATTTACATGTACGGATTCTGTTTATGTAACATTGATATGGACACCTGAATATCACACTAATGTGCTGCTAAAGCTTTCCTCTAGATATTTGAGTGTGGCTGTGAGGGTTTCAGTCATAATTCCATAGCTTAGGTCAAGCGCTGATGTTGGTAGAGCAGGCTTGGGGACAAGGTTgtggtctgggctctgtgcaggacactcgagttcttccactacACCCTTGGCACACTGTGTCTGGAATTCTTccattgaaataaaattgtaattgtacagtataaattaCACTGAGCTTTCAACTTTGTGGCAGCAGTTTATTGATGAACTACCTctgagtgtgatggtcaagtgtccacatacatttggtCATACAGTATTTTTGCTGAGGATgatactatttattattattgtcataattcttgttcttattcttttttttattatgatacTGTGGTGCAAGATAAGGTCATTTTTCCATGATGTGAGATAAATTCATAATGTTATTTCTGAAGAGTTCTTTGTTGGCAAGGGAAAATCTTCATAAACCATAAACAGAGcaagaaatatgaaataaaggaagaaattaCAATAGAGACATTCAATAAGCCATTCAGTGATCAATGTCAGATGAAATATTTGTCATTGGTATTAATGAATGCTggttaatgcattttaaaaagatCTACATGTATCCACTAAAGCAAGAATGTACCACTCAGGAAAATTGTAATTGCTATACCAGGCCTGTCCAGACGCTGGAGGGCGCACTTTAACCCAGTTGTGCATATGATGCTGTGAAAGACTTTCAAGGTTTTAATGCCTTTATTTAAGTAAATGTGTTACATATTTTAAAGTCCATTATGTAAATTATCAGTTAATTTACTTGTGGGTAACAGATATCCcagaaaatgaacatttaattaaacaagATTTTTAATAAGGACTGTATCTTTTTTTTGAAGTCCTAATTTATAATAAGTTCATTAACTCCTTACAAAGGTTTTATGATCAGTATAAATAACTCAGTCAGCTGGCTCAGTCATGGACTTCAAAGCCAAGAAGGTATGAGCTCCCAGTGCTGGAGCGTTGGTCCCGTGGTCATGGCAGGTTCACCACTAGCAAAGACAAATTACACCAAAGACCTCTGCCTCCATTATACTGTTCCCAGCTCAGTCAGTTTCACAACAAGTTCATAACAAGTCCTAAAAATGATTGCATTGTGTTTTGTGAGATGATTTTTGTTCTGTGATACAAAACCAAGTTATACAATTAATATAAGCACCACAGCTACGACCTCACGGGCATTTTCAAGATGTTAATCTTACATTTTCAGGTTATTTATCACAAACCATCTAAAACAGGATCCATTTTAGACACTATAGTAACTAAGATTATTCTGGTGGAGATaaatcatatataaatacagcttacaaaaataatatttcaataATTACTACATGAACACATTTTCAGCCAGTTAACAACTGAAATGTATAATCTATATTTAAACCATGTGCTAAAAGGTGTATTATAATCTAAAGTCTGCCAGCGCAGCTTTCCTGTCCATTTCAGACTTGCTTGGTGTGGACACAGGGGAGGAGACAGGAGAGAGGGTCACACTGTACAAGTTTGCAACAAAGGTCTCCCATCCTCGTCTGAGTGCTTTATCCaaaacctaaaaataaataaatcaatcaataaattcAGTGTTCATTTTACGTTTGTAACAATCTAGCTTTAATACTAACAAACTATGAAACAGAATGTTATCTACTTTATATCCACATTCTAACTGCctgattaataaaaagaaaaattttataaatattttaaaaatattgatttCTGGATGTTAGTAGAGAGTTAAAGTGTTATCTGAGTTATCTCTGTTAAGCCATTCCCCTCCCTTtcctttttgtatttgtatgtacagtgtaaacagaaagaCTGTAGAACAGGAGGACAGTGAGAAATGGACTGGAGCAGTGATTTAACATGAAGCAAAAAGTCTTAAAGCAAAGATTCTAAACTAGGAAACTCTAGAGAAGGAGTTTGGTGATCGTAGTCTTTTTGCTGTTTACTATTGTATCATGTAATATCGTGGGTCCTACAGCAAAAGATAAGTTATCAGACCTCATCTTTCTTTACCCATGTTAGAAAAGGAAACTTTGGGAGTTAAGCTGTATGTAAGTCTGTTTTAATACAAGCATAATTTGTTCTTGTGcaagctcattcattcattcattttctaccgcttatccgaactcacgggaagcctgtgcctatctcaggcgtcactgggcatcaaggcaggatacaccctggacggagtgccaacccatcgcagggcgcacacacacacactctcattcactcacgcaatcacacaatacggacaatttttccagagatgccaatcaacctaccatgcatgtctttggaccgggggaggaaaccggagtacccggaggaaacccccaaggcacggggagaacatgcaaactccacacacacaaggcggaggcgggaatcgaacccccaaccctggaggtgtgaggcgaatgtgctaaccactaagccaccgtgcccccccttgtGCAAGCTCTTTCTTGGAAATACTGATATGaaggtatataaaaaaaagttgctaTTGTGCTACTACGTTAAATACGTTGTTTCAAATAAAGAGTGATAGAAAATGTCTTAAATGATTTCCAGAAATCTCAAAGAGTAATCAGTTCACTAACCAGGAATCAGGAATCCCTGACATGAGATTAGGTTTTATGTCATGACCTTATAGTATCTCACCTTGTGATAATTCCTAAGAGACTTCCTTTTGACAATCTTCATGTTGTCTAcatcttttttctcctccactTCTCTTTCTCCCGACTTCTCCGTCAtcatcttttctctctcttttccttcagGAATGAGCTTCTGATCATCAGCTTCCTCTTGTATGGAGAAGTAGATGAGCGTGGGTTCTGGAGCGCTGCTGCCCGATCCTATGTCAGGCTGAGTTACCAAGTTCACATCCAAGCTCGACTCAATAGCTGAAGCCGACTGAGTTTCAGAGCTCTGGATGTCTGTCTCCAGTGATGGTTTATCAGTCTTGGTCCTCCTTGAGCTTTTCCTGCTCCAGCGCCGGCTCAGTCGGCTCGGCTTCCTCTTCAGCAGGGTGGTCCCGTCGTCCTCCATCATGCCCTcgctgaaatcacacacacagtgctcctTTTCATCTGGAAGCTCTTTGCTGTTCATTTCTCCTAACACTGGCTTTGCTGCCGGTTGTTTCTCTGTGATCTGTACCTCTGTCCTGAACTCTATTTCTATTTCATCTAAACGTCCATAGAATCCACTGGCCCGGTCTAGAAAAGGAGGAGCTCGAGGAGCCTTTTGCTTCTTGGAGCTTTTGCCGATTGTCATGATTTTTCCAAGTCACTGAGAATCACTTATCTGTAAATCGAGGAAAGAAGTAAGCAGGAAGTGAGATGTTAAAACAATGTTCGGTTTTGTCTATGACCTCAGAAATAACAAATAGTACATAAATAGTTTGGTAGAAGTGCTCTGCCTGATATCAGAGTCACTTATAGAGCTGTGAAGGCTACTGATATGTACTTATTACGTCTCTTGTACAGATCACCTCATCAACATGACACTGTACAAAGTTCATAGACACGTGTCCTAATAGATAAGAAAATCTACAGGCTCACATTGACTTTGACTTTGTTTAGTTGTGCTGGAACTGTGACCCatgccaatgtgtgtgtgtgtgtgtgtgtgtgtgtgtgtgtgtgagactgaaacCTTCCATCACACAGAACAGATCTGGTAATATTACATGTCCATATTAATGTCTATTGTGCAAGTGGATATAGCGGACACCtatgttcattttaattcaataatatactgtagttatGTCTTGTCTTAAAGGAATGCTCCAGCCTCGTTTAAATTAATCTTTATTCTCTCATCTGTGTTATATGTGCAAATACTaaggaaatctttttttttttttactaatttccTTGTATTGAGAAAGGAACTCGGCTTAAAACAAACTTATATCTGAAGTCTAAGTTAAGCTGTTACTTAGCATTTATGTGAAACAAGATTTTGagaacatattttaaaaaatttgaataaaatttgtattaggtatataattaatatttaattattaattaaatgaataaaattgaaCAGGCTTTCTAGCCTTCCTACACCTGAGTAGAGtgaaacactgattttttttttgttaatcacacatacattacagcagcagtGGATAATTCAAGTTTTAATATCAAGTAATACACTTAATAGATGTAATAGTAATACACATAATAGATGAGTGGCTCTTAAGTGCTTTCCTATTTTAGTTAAAGCAGGATTTGTTTCAAGAATTGAAGAAAATGAGAGGTAAGTGGCTTACCTGCTGGGTGTTCTCTCTGGtactggctgtgtgtgtgtgtgcgtgtcagtaCTCCCTCAGCACACCTCATACACAATCATCATAGACGCTGCCTAAACCTGTCGTCACTGAAAAAAGGAAAGCCCACACAATCACTTTCTCAACTCACAATCTCTATGAGACTTGCTCTTGGTAATTATCATCAAAGTTTATCAATATGTACACTAAGCATATGCTACATttacgcccttatccagagtgacgtacaacaGGGCTTTTAtgtctctatcgatgaatacattaacactgcttAATAGGTTACAGAGTTAGAATACAATCAACGTAGaactctgttcagggtttttattcattttttcaaaTGCAcgcataaaacaaacaaacagggaaaagtgctagttgaagtatttcagaaattattttctgaacccctaggggaagttcattccaccacctcagtgccagaacagaaaagagtcttgtagtataatTACCTCTTACCCCGAGGGATGGTGGTACCAGTTGAGTGGGacctggtagctctgagggtacgaggtgcagtgagaggagtgataagagctttgaggtaagagggagctggtccagtTTTGCTTTTTagacaagcatcagtgttttgaatacGATGTGTGCaactactggaagccagtggagggatcatAGCAGTGGGAaggtatgtgagaacttaggcaggttgaaaataagttgtgcagctgcattttggatcatttgcacaggatgaattgcattcataggtaaaCCAGCCAGCAGTGAGTTACAGTACACCAGTATTGAGATGACAAGCGActaaacaagtacctgagcagcctgtgtggacaaaaatggccgaatccttctaatgttgtagagaaggaaccgacatgagcgagtcacattagcaatatgtgaggaaaaggacagttgagttaccacaaggttgtgagctgtgactgaaggggagatcagatcattatgcagggatattgcaagatcctgacctggggatgaatgacctgggatgatcagctgTTCActtttgctgggattgagtttcaactgatgagccgtcatttacatttacagcatttggcagacgcccttatccagagcgacgtacataagtgcttaaatctctagcattgaatacattaatgctggttcacaaggttacatacttaagataccatgagtttaaaacatttgttcaaagttacaatgaaaaagtgtcaaagtttttttttaattttttttataatgcaacagataaggaaagaagtgctagttgaagtgtttcctgaataagtaggtcttcaaccgc includes these proteins:
- the sb:cb1058 gene encoding uncharacterized protein sb:cb1058 produces the protein MTIGKSSKKQKAPRAPPFLDRASGFYGRLDEIEIEFRTEVQITEKQPAAKPVLGEMNSKELPDEKEHCVCDFSEGMMEDDGTTLLKRKPSRLSRRWSRKSSRRTKTDKPSLETDIQSSETQSASAIESSLDVNLVTQPDIGSGSSAPEPTLIYFSIQEEADDQKLIPEGKEREKMMTEKSGEREVEEKKDVDNMKIVKRKSLRNYHKVLDKALRRGWETFVANLYSVTLSPVSSPVSTPSKSEMDRKAALADFRL